A single Cannabis sativa cultivar Pink pepper isolate KNU-18-1 chromosome 7, ASM2916894v1, whole genome shotgun sequence DNA region contains:
- the LOC115698249 gene encoding E3 ubiquitin-protein ligase AIRP2, whose protein sequence is MYIGSMRKSFKDSLKVLEADIQHANTLASDFPRDYDGASLQMRISYSPAAHLFLFLVQWTDCHLAGALGLLRILIYKVYVDGTTTMSTHERKASIREFYAVIYPSLLQLPKGVTDTEDRMQKAVCLERYKRRDDDENWHCTDIEIEREEECGICMEMNSKIVLPNCNHAMCFKCYREWRTRSQSCPFCRDSLKRVNSGDLWVYTDTRDVVDMATVTRDNLRRLFLYVDKLPLVIPDDLFDKYDSHLR, encoded by the exons ATGTACATAGGTTCCATGAGAAAGTCGTTTAAGGATTCTCTGAAGGTTCTCGAAGCTGATATTCAACATGCTAACACTCT GGCTTCGGATTTTCCAAGGGATTATGATGGTGCTTCTCTTCAAATGAGGATATCATACAGTCCTGCTGCTCACTTGTTCCTTTTTCTTGTTCAATGGACCGATTGCCACCTCGCCGGAGCTCTTGGACTCTTGAGAATTCTTATATACAAG GTCTATGTGGATGGAACAACCACCATGTCTACTCATGAAAGGAAAGCAAGTATTAGAGAGTTCTATG CGGTAATTTATCCTTCACTTCTGCAACTTCCAAAAGGTGTTACTGACACCGAAGATAGAATGCAGAAAGCAGTGTGCTTGGAGAGGTACAAGAGAAGAGACGATGATGAGAATTGGCATTGTACAGATATAGAAATCGAAAGAGAAGAGGAATGCGGTATATGCATGGAGATGAATAGTAAGATTGTGTTACCCAACTGCAATCATGCTATGTGCTTCAAATGTTATCGCGAATG GCGAACAAGATCTCAATCATGCCCCTTTTGTCGGGACAGTCTTAAGCGAGTGAACTCTGGCGATCTCTGGGTATATACTGACACTAGAGACGTAGTTGACATGGCAACGGTGACAAGAGACAACCTAAGGAGGCTCTTCCTGTATGTAGATAAATTGCCTCTTGTCATTCCCGATGACCTTTTCGACAAATATGATTCTCATCTGAGATGA
- the LOC115698190 gene encoding sphingolipid delta(4)-desaturase DES1-like, which produces MGMARDEKEEEEEEEGVAMATDFFWSYTDEPHASRRRQILSKYPQIKDLFGPDPFALLKIGVVVLLQLCTAISLNNAGWLKILAIAYFFGSFLNHNLFLAIHELSHNLAFSTPVYNRWLGIFANLPIGVPMSVTFQKYHLEHHRFQGVDGIDMDIPSQTEAHLVTNVIAKSIWVLLQLFFYAFRPLFLKPKPPGLWEFINFSIQIALDVAMVYFRGWKSLAYLILSTFVGGGMHPMAGHFISEHYVFNPKQETYSYYGPLNLLTWSVGYHNEHHDFPRIPGNKLHKVKEIASEYYDGLDSYKSWSQVIYMYVMDHTVGPFSRMKRKAKNSE; this is translated from the exons ATGGGAATGGCGAGAGATgagaaagaggaagaagaagaagaagaaggagtagCAATGGCCACCGACTTTTTCTGGTCTTACACTGATGAACCCCATGCTTCTAGACGCCGTCAGATTCTCTCCAAATACCCTCAAATCAAAGACCTTTTTGGTCCTGATCCCTTTGCTTTACTCaag ATTGGTGTGGTTGTTCTGCTTCAGCTTTGTACAGCAATCTCCCTCAACAATGCAGGATGGCTAAAGATACTTGCAATCGCCTACTTCTTCGGTTCATTTCTCAACCACAACCTATTCTTAGCAATCCACGAGCTCAGTCACAATCTCGCCTTCTCAACTCCCGTCTACAATCGCTGGCTAGGCATTTTCGCCAACCTTCCAATTGGGGTTCCCATGTCAGTCACCTTCCAAAAGTACCACCTCGAACACCATCGATTCCAAGGAGTAGATGGCATTGACATGGACATCCCAAGTCAAACCGAAGCACACTTAGTCACCAATGTAATAGCTAAATCCATCTGGGTTCTCTTACAACTCTTCTTCTACGCGTTTAGACCACTCTTTCTCAAACCGAAACCACCTGGCTTATGGGAATTCATTAACTTCTCAATCCAAATAGCTCTTGATGTTGCCATGGTTTATTTTCGGGGATGGAAATCGTTGGCTTATCTGATCTTATCCACATTTGTTGGAGGTGGAATGCACCCTATGGCTGGTCACTTCATCTCAGAGCATTATGTATTCAATCCTAAACAAGAGACATATTCTTATTATGGTCCACTGAATCTTCTGACATGGAGTGTTGGATACCATAATGAACACCATGATTTTCCAAGGATTCCTGGTAACAAACTCCATAAGGTGAAGGAGATTGCATCAGAGTACTATGATGGTTTAGACTCATATAAATCTTGGAGCcaagttatatatatgtatgttatgGATCATACAGTTGGACCCTTTAGCAGAATGAAAAGGAAAGCAAAGAATTCTGAGTAG
- the LOC115696657 gene encoding tetraspanin-19 isoform X2, with the protein MVTIVKSCLKSLLKLVNSILGFVGIAMILYGLWMMRVWQRDIEDFSFDDLLSTTPWFIYTFLGVGVTLCLITCLGHLAATSSNGCCLSCYMMMILLLLLLETAIVTDILLNSNWEKDIPNDRTGRFNDFKDSIKSNYKILQWIGLIIVLAQVLSILLALILRCKGRNEDYDSDDESSPARLPLIKNVDQPAPYVVNGEQFGFASENINNSLNTNK; encoded by the exons ATGGTCACAATTGTAAAATCATGCTTGAAGTCACTCCTTAAATTGGTGAATTCAATTTTGGGGTTTGTTGGAATTGCTATGATCTTGTATGGTCTTTGGATGATGAGAGTTTGGCAAAGGGACATTGAAGATTTTTCCTTTGATGATCTTCTTTCTACTACTCCATG GTTTATATATACTTTTCTTGGTGTTGGAGTAACACTATGCCTAATAACATGTTTAGGCCATTTAGCTGCAACTTCTTCCAATGGTTGTTGCCTCTCTTGT TATATGATGATGATTTTGTTACTTCTTCTATTAGAGACAGCAATTGTAACAGATATACTCTTAAATTCTAATTGGGAAAAG GATATACCAAATGATCGTACTGGAAGATTCAATGATTTCAAAGATTCTATAAAGTCAAACTATAAGATCCTTCAATGGATTGGCTTAATAATAGTCTTAGCACAG GTTCTTTCAATCTTACTGGCCTTGATTCTAAGATGTAAAGGCCGAAATGAGGACTATGATAGTGACGATGAAAGCTCACCGGCAAGGCTTCCGCTCATAAAGAATGTAGACCAACCGGCGCCATATGTTGTCAATGGCGAACAATTTGGATTTGCCTCTGAAAACatcaacaactccttgaat ACAAATAAGTGA
- the LOC115696657 gene encoding tetraspanin-19 isoform X1, with protein MVTIVKSCLKSLLKLVNSILGFVGIAMILYGLWMMRVWQRDIEDFSFDDLLSTTPWFIYTFLGVGVTLCLITCLGHLAATSSNGCCLSCYMMMILLLLLLETAIVTDILLNSNWEKDIPNDRTGRFNDFKDSIKSNYKILQWIGLIIVLAQVLSILLALILRCKGRNEDYDSDDESSPARLPLIKNVDQPAPYVVNGEQFGFASENINNSLNVRIYYKLFYSF; from the exons ATGGTCACAATTGTAAAATCATGCTTGAAGTCACTCCTTAAATTGGTGAATTCAATTTTGGGGTTTGTTGGAATTGCTATGATCTTGTATGGTCTTTGGATGATGAGAGTTTGGCAAAGGGACATTGAAGATTTTTCCTTTGATGATCTTCTTTCTACTACTCCATG GTTTATATATACTTTTCTTGGTGTTGGAGTAACACTATGCCTAATAACATGTTTAGGCCATTTAGCTGCAACTTCTTCCAATGGTTGTTGCCTCTCTTGT TATATGATGATGATTTTGTTACTTCTTCTATTAGAGACAGCAATTGTAACAGATATACTCTTAAATTCTAATTGGGAAAAG GATATACCAAATGATCGTACTGGAAGATTCAATGATTTCAAAGATTCTATAAAGTCAAACTATAAGATCCTTCAATGGATTGGCTTAATAATAGTCTTAGCACAG GTTCTTTCAATCTTACTGGCCTTGATTCTAAGATGTAAAGGCCGAAATGAGGACTATGATAGTGACGATGAAAGCTCACCGGCAAGGCTTCCGCTCATAAAGAATGTAGACCAACCGGCGCCATATGTTGTCAATGGCGAACAATTTGGATTTGCCTCTGAAAACatcaacaactccttgaatgTAAGAATTTATTACAAACTTTTCTATTCTTTTTAA
- the LOC115698094 gene encoding general transcription and DNA repair factor IIH subunit TFB2, producing MIIHNLRTPTPNIFTHKNPPKRLDFDFSKTLELTRPILGLLTMPQVKIIAKNFMDMVASLPAMKLDSLYANAFICEAILRSLPPLAKKYALQMLCIEGPVSAKSMEEWVLPDGASKHKVAIDRLLQLRVFTETSDRKREITYRLNPVFQSNLQKLLINGEVLPREPMATNLIGRLPSSEELNAFAVEQWECFLLQLINSSQADRPSNISSSTMKVFQRGLLSQREKEAPRLTESGFQFLLMDTNAQLWYIIREYISNSEERDIDSAELISFLLELSFHATGEAYNLNSLSDVQRETVKDLADLGLVKLQQGRKDSWFIPTKLATNLSISLTDSSSRKQGFVVVETNFRLYAYSTSKLHCEILRLFSRVEYQLPNLIVGAITKESLYNAFDNGISADQIISFLQQNAHPRVAEKLPSVPENVTDQIRLWEADLNRIEATPAYYYDEFPSREVFEAACDFAREWNGLLWEDMKKMRLLVKAEIHMNMREHLRRAKQ from the exons ATGATCATCCATAACCTTAGAACCCCAACCCCCAATATTTTCACTCACAAAAACCCCCCCAAAAGACTCGATTTTGATTTTTCCAAAACCCTAGAATTGACAAGACCAATTTTGGGTTTACTCACAATGCCTCAGGTGAAGATCATAGCCAAGAATTTCATGGACATGGTGGCCTCCTTACCCGCCATGAAACTCGATTCTCTCTACGCCAATGCATTCATCTGTGAAGCCATTCTCAG GTCTTTGCCACCTCTGGCCAAGAAATATGCTTTGCAAATGTTATGTATTGAAGGTCCTGTAAGTGCTAAATCAATGGAGGAATGGGTACTTCCTGATGGAGCTTCTAAGCATAAAGTTGCCATTGATCGTTTACTTCAGTTGAGAGTATTTACTGAAACTTCTGACAG GAAAAGGGAAATAACTTATAGATTAAATCCAGTGTTTCAGAGTAATCTCCAGAAGCTTTTAATCAATgg TGAAGTTTTGCCAAGAGAACCAATGGCTACCAATCTAATAGGAAGGCTTCCAAGCTCGGAGGAACTTAATGCTTTTGCAGTCGAACAGTGGGAG TGCTTCTTGCTGCAACTTATTAACTCATCTCAAGCTGATAGGCCGTCAAATATTAGCTCTTCTACGATGAAGGTTTTCCAGCGCGGCCTTTTGAGTCAAAG GGAGAAAGAAGCTCCACGATTAACCGAAAGTGGTTTCCAGTTCTTG CTGATGGATACAAATGCACAACTTTGGtatatcatcagagaatatatCTCTAACTCTGAG GAGAGGGACATTGATTCAGCAGAGTTAATTTCATTTCTTCTTGAGCTTAGTTTTCATGCCACAGGCGAG GCGTATAACCTCAACTCATTGAGTGACGTTCAGAGGGAGACGGTCAAAGATCTTGCAGACTTGGGATTAGTGAAACTTCAACAG ggtaGGAAGGATAGCTGGTTTATACCTACTAAACTAGCTACAAATCTTTCTATTAGCTTAACAGATTCATCATCACGAAAACAG GGGTTCGTGGTTGTGGAAACGAATTTTAGGTTGTATGCCTATTCAACTTCTAAATTACATTGTGAGATCTTACGCCTTTTCTCACG GGTAGAATATCAACTTCCGAATCTTATAGTTGGAGCAATTACAAAAGAAAGCTTGTATAATGCTTTCGATAATGGCATTAGTGCAGATCAG ATAATTTCATTTCTGCAGCAGAATGCACACCCTCGTGTTGCAGAAAAACTACCATCTGTACCCGAGAATGTCACCGATCAG ATCAGATTATGGGAAGCAGATTTGAATAGGATCGAAGCGACCCCTGCATATTATTACGACGAATTTCCTTCAAGG GAAGTCTTTGAGGCTGCTTGCGACTTTGCACGAGAATGGAATGGTTTATTGTGGGAAGATATGAAGAAGATGCGTCTGTTGGTCAAGGCAGAAATCCACATGAACATGCGAGAGCACCTTCGTCGTGCAAAGCAGTAA
- the LOC115696894 gene encoding uncharacterized protein LOC115696894 isoform X1 translates to MIPPQWSSPCGNQCTQKYAALTQIPWRVFCKKGCDADGDCFQECLDECTEICYKDPVLKDQQWSAYIDRSPGSDSYSELCFSACVSGCGYKFEVPSEEVVKARPNRPPKPLPAPKPASQPIEPKEKSEDLPSISA, encoded by the exons aTGATACCGCCGCAATGGTCATCTCCGTGCGGTAACCAATGCACTCAGAAATACGCAGCTCTAACTCAAATTCCAT GGCGAGTGTTCTGCAAAAAAGGGTGTGATGCTGATGGAGATTGTTTTCAAGAAT GTTTGGATGAATGCACTGAGATATGCTATAAGGATCCTGTCTTAAAGGACCAGCAATGGAGTGCTTATATCGACCGCTCGCCTGGATCTGATAGTTACTCCGAG TTATGTTTCTCGGCTTGTGTTTCCGGCTGTGGTTACAAG TTTGAGGTTCCATCAGAGGAAGTTGTTAAAGCACGTCCGAATAGACCGCCTAAGCCACTTCCTGCTCCAAAGCCGGCCTCACAACCGATCGAACCCAAAGAAAAGTCTGAAGATCTACCAAGCATTTCTGCCTAA
- the LOC115696894 gene encoding uncharacterized protein LOC115696894 isoform X2, translating into MIGRVFCKKGCDADGDCFQECLDECTEICYKDPVLKDQQWSAYIDRSPGSDSYSELCFSACVSGCGYKFEVPSEEVVKARPNRPPKPLPAPKPASQPIEPKEKSEDLPSISA; encoded by the exons ATGATAGGGCGAGTGTTCTGCAAAAAAGGGTGTGATGCTGATGGAGATTGTTTTCAAGAAT GTTTGGATGAATGCACTGAGATATGCTATAAGGATCCTGTCTTAAAGGACCAGCAATGGAGTGCTTATATCGACCGCTCGCCTGGATCTGATAGTTACTCCGAG TTATGTTTCTCGGCTTGTGTTTCCGGCTGTGGTTACAAG TTTGAGGTTCCATCAGAGGAAGTTGTTAAAGCACGTCCGAATAGACCGCCTAAGCCACTTCCTGCTCCAAAGCCGGCCTCACAACCGATCGAACCCAAAGAAAAGTCTGAAGATCTACCAAGCATTTCTGCCTAA
- the LOC115697811 gene encoding allantoinase isoform X1: MEKYRFEWKIFSLIMILVSYLLFVYVQSYNSKLPQENCSLVPYQHFWISSKRIVTPQGIISGAVEVKNGKIASIVTEVEKLWKSELLQIIDYGDAVVMPGLIDVHSHLDDPGRAEWEGFPLGTKAAAAGGLTTLVDMPLNSMPSTVSRDTFKLKLKAAQKRIFVDVGFWGGLVPENAFNPFVLKDLLNAGVLGLKSFMCPSGIDDFPMTNASHIKEGLSILAKYKRPLLVHAEIQKELENPSDLDDGSNDPRSYSTYLKTRPPSMEEEAISELLTVTKDTRIGGSAEGAHLHIVHLSDSSSSLGLIKQAKFRGDSVTVETCPHYLAFSAEEIPNGDTRFKCAPPIRNEANKQKLWEALMDGHIDMLSSDHSPTEPKLKLLEDGNFLRAWGGISSLQFVLPITWTYGQKYGITLEQLASWWSERPAKLAGLELKGAIKVGNFADIVVWEPEVDFDLTQDHPIFIKHPEISAYMGKKLYGQISSTFVRGNLVYKEGIHANNACGVTILAR, from the exons ATGGAGAAATATAGATTTGAATGGAAGATTTTTTCTCTTATAATGATATTGGTttcttatttgttgtttgtcTACGTTCAAAGCTATAATTCCAAG CTTCCACAGGAAAATTGCAGTTTGGTCCCTTATCAACATTTTTGGATAAGTAGTAAACGCATTGTAACACCCCAAGGAATTATTTCTGGTGCAG TCGAGGTTAAGAATGGGAAGATTGCCTCCATTGTTACAGAAGTGGAAAAACTTTGGAAATCAGAATTATTGCAAATAATCGATTATGGAGATGCTGTTGTTATGCCTGGCTTAATCGACGT GCATTCACATCTCGATGATCCTGGAAGGGCCGAGTGGGAAGGATTTCCATTGGGAACTAAAGCAGCAGCTGCTG GTGGTCTAACTACATTAGTTGACATGCCTCTAAATAGCATGCCTTCAACTGTGTCTAGAGATACCTTCAAACTTAAG cTTAAAGCAGCGCAAAAGAGAATATTCGTCGATGTTG GTTTTTGGGGAGGCCTTGTTCCCGAAAATGCATTTAACCCGTTTGTTCTTAAAGATCTTTTGAATGCCGGTGTTCTTGGTTTGAAG TCTTTTATGTGTCCTTCAGGAATCGATGATTTTCCAATGACAAATGCTAGTCATATTAAG GAGGGATTATCTATACTGGCAAAATATAAAAGACCTTTACTTGTACATGCTGAGATTCAAAAAGAACTCGAAAACCCTTCGGACCTTGATGATGGCTCTAATGATCCTCGCTCTTATTCGACTTATCTCAAGACTAGACCACCTTCaat GGAGGAGGAAGCTATTAGTGAGCTCTTGACGGTAACTAAGGACACAAGAATTGGTGGCTCTGCGGAAGGAGCTCATCTTCACATAGTTCACTTGTCCGATTCGAGCTCTTCACTAGGTCTTATTAAA CAAGCCAAATTTAGAGGTGATAGTGTGACGGTTGAGACTTGCCCGCACTACTTAGCTTTCTCGGCAGAAGAGATTCCTAATGGAGATACTCGCTTCAAGTGTGCTCCCCCCATTCGCAATGAAGCTAATAAACAAAAACTATGGGAAGCCCTAATG GACGGACATATTGACATGTTAAGTTCCGACCATTCACCAACCGAGCCaaaacttaagctccttgaagATGGTAACTTTTTGAGGGCATGGGGTGGAATATCATCTTTGCAG TTTGTGCTTCCTATAACATGGACATATGGGCAAAAATATGGAATTACTTTAGAGCAATTGGCTTCATGGTGGAGTGAGAGGCCTGCAAAGCTAGCTGGACTTGAATTAAAG GGAGCCATTAAAGTTGGAAACTTTGCAGATATTGTTGTTTGGGAACCTGAAGTTGACTTTGACCTCACTCAAGATCATCCTATTTTCATTAAACATCCA GAAATTTCAGCCTATATGGGAAAAAAGTTGTATGGACAAATTTCATCAACTTTTGTGAGAGGAAATCTTGTCTACAAAGAAGGCATTCATGCTAACAATGCTTGTGGTGTTACAATCCTAGCAAGATAG
- the LOC115697811 gene encoding allantoinase isoform X2, with amino-acid sequence MEKYRFEWKIFSLIMILVSYLLFVYVQSYNSKENCSLVPYQHFWISSKRIVTPQGIISGAVEVKNGKIASIVTEVEKLWKSELLQIIDYGDAVVMPGLIDVHSHLDDPGRAEWEGFPLGTKAAAAGGLTTLVDMPLNSMPSTVSRDTFKLKLKAAQKRIFVDVGFWGGLVPENAFNPFVLKDLLNAGVLGLKSFMCPSGIDDFPMTNASHIKEGLSILAKYKRPLLVHAEIQKELENPSDLDDGSNDPRSYSTYLKTRPPSMEEEAISELLTVTKDTRIGGSAEGAHLHIVHLSDSSSSLGLIKQAKFRGDSVTVETCPHYLAFSAEEIPNGDTRFKCAPPIRNEANKQKLWEALMDGHIDMLSSDHSPTEPKLKLLEDGNFLRAWGGISSLQFVLPITWTYGQKYGITLEQLASWWSERPAKLAGLELKGAIKVGNFADIVVWEPEVDFDLTQDHPIFIKHPEISAYMGKKLYGQISSTFVRGNLVYKEGIHANNACGVTILAR; translated from the exons ATGGAGAAATATAGATTTGAATGGAAGATTTTTTCTCTTATAATGATATTGGTttcttatttgttgtttgtcTACGTTCAAAGCTATAATTCCAAG GAAAATTGCAGTTTGGTCCCTTATCAACATTTTTGGATAAGTAGTAAACGCATTGTAACACCCCAAGGAATTATTTCTGGTGCAG TCGAGGTTAAGAATGGGAAGATTGCCTCCATTGTTACAGAAGTGGAAAAACTTTGGAAATCAGAATTATTGCAAATAATCGATTATGGAGATGCTGTTGTTATGCCTGGCTTAATCGACGT GCATTCACATCTCGATGATCCTGGAAGGGCCGAGTGGGAAGGATTTCCATTGGGAACTAAAGCAGCAGCTGCTG GTGGTCTAACTACATTAGTTGACATGCCTCTAAATAGCATGCCTTCAACTGTGTCTAGAGATACCTTCAAACTTAAG cTTAAAGCAGCGCAAAAGAGAATATTCGTCGATGTTG GTTTTTGGGGAGGCCTTGTTCCCGAAAATGCATTTAACCCGTTTGTTCTTAAAGATCTTTTGAATGCCGGTGTTCTTGGTTTGAAG TCTTTTATGTGTCCTTCAGGAATCGATGATTTTCCAATGACAAATGCTAGTCATATTAAG GAGGGATTATCTATACTGGCAAAATATAAAAGACCTTTACTTGTACATGCTGAGATTCAAAAAGAACTCGAAAACCCTTCGGACCTTGATGATGGCTCTAATGATCCTCGCTCTTATTCGACTTATCTCAAGACTAGACCACCTTCaat GGAGGAGGAAGCTATTAGTGAGCTCTTGACGGTAACTAAGGACACAAGAATTGGTGGCTCTGCGGAAGGAGCTCATCTTCACATAGTTCACTTGTCCGATTCGAGCTCTTCACTAGGTCTTATTAAA CAAGCCAAATTTAGAGGTGATAGTGTGACGGTTGAGACTTGCCCGCACTACTTAGCTTTCTCGGCAGAAGAGATTCCTAATGGAGATACTCGCTTCAAGTGTGCTCCCCCCATTCGCAATGAAGCTAATAAACAAAAACTATGGGAAGCCCTAATG GACGGACATATTGACATGTTAAGTTCCGACCATTCACCAACCGAGCCaaaacttaagctccttgaagATGGTAACTTTTTGAGGGCATGGGGTGGAATATCATCTTTGCAG TTTGTGCTTCCTATAACATGGACATATGGGCAAAAATATGGAATTACTTTAGAGCAATTGGCTTCATGGTGGAGTGAGAGGCCTGCAAAGCTAGCTGGACTTGAATTAAAG GGAGCCATTAAAGTTGGAAACTTTGCAGATATTGTTGTTTGGGAACCTGAAGTTGACTTTGACCTCACTCAAGATCATCCTATTTTCATTAAACATCCA GAAATTTCAGCCTATATGGGAAAAAAGTTGTATGGACAAATTTCATCAACTTTTGTGAGAGGAAATCTTGTCTACAAAGAAGGCATTCATGCTAACAATGCTTGTGGTGTTACAATCCTAGCAAGATAG
- the LOC115697811 gene encoding allantoinase isoform X3, which produces MPGLIDVHSHLDDPGRAEWEGFPLGTKAAAAGGLTTLVDMPLNSMPSTVSRDTFKLKLKAAQKRIFVDVGFWGGLVPENAFNPFVLKDLLNAGVLGLKSFMCPSGIDDFPMTNASHIKEGLSILAKYKRPLLVHAEIQKELENPSDLDDGSNDPRSYSTYLKTRPPSMEEEAISELLTVTKDTRIGGSAEGAHLHIVHLSDSSSSLGLIKQAKFRGDSVTVETCPHYLAFSAEEIPNGDTRFKCAPPIRNEANKQKLWEALMDGHIDMLSSDHSPTEPKLKLLEDGNFLRAWGGISSLQFVLPITWTYGQKYGITLEQLASWWSERPAKLAGLELKGAIKVGNFADIVVWEPEVDFDLTQDHPIFIKHPEISAYMGKKLYGQISSTFVRGNLVYKEGIHANNACGVTILAR; this is translated from the exons ATGCCTGGCTTAATCGACGT GCATTCACATCTCGATGATCCTGGAAGGGCCGAGTGGGAAGGATTTCCATTGGGAACTAAAGCAGCAGCTGCTG GTGGTCTAACTACATTAGTTGACATGCCTCTAAATAGCATGCCTTCAACTGTGTCTAGAGATACCTTCAAACTTAAG cTTAAAGCAGCGCAAAAGAGAATATTCGTCGATGTTG GTTTTTGGGGAGGCCTTGTTCCCGAAAATGCATTTAACCCGTTTGTTCTTAAAGATCTTTTGAATGCCGGTGTTCTTGGTTTGAAG TCTTTTATGTGTCCTTCAGGAATCGATGATTTTCCAATGACAAATGCTAGTCATATTAAG GAGGGATTATCTATACTGGCAAAATATAAAAGACCTTTACTTGTACATGCTGAGATTCAAAAAGAACTCGAAAACCCTTCGGACCTTGATGATGGCTCTAATGATCCTCGCTCTTATTCGACTTATCTCAAGACTAGACCACCTTCaat GGAGGAGGAAGCTATTAGTGAGCTCTTGACGGTAACTAAGGACACAAGAATTGGTGGCTCTGCGGAAGGAGCTCATCTTCACATAGTTCACTTGTCCGATTCGAGCTCTTCACTAGGTCTTATTAAA CAAGCCAAATTTAGAGGTGATAGTGTGACGGTTGAGACTTGCCCGCACTACTTAGCTTTCTCGGCAGAAGAGATTCCTAATGGAGATACTCGCTTCAAGTGTGCTCCCCCCATTCGCAATGAAGCTAATAAACAAAAACTATGGGAAGCCCTAATG GACGGACATATTGACATGTTAAGTTCCGACCATTCACCAACCGAGCCaaaacttaagctccttgaagATGGTAACTTTTTGAGGGCATGGGGTGGAATATCATCTTTGCAG TTTGTGCTTCCTATAACATGGACATATGGGCAAAAATATGGAATTACTTTAGAGCAATTGGCTTCATGGTGGAGTGAGAGGCCTGCAAAGCTAGCTGGACTTGAATTAAAG GGAGCCATTAAAGTTGGAAACTTTGCAGATATTGTTGTTTGGGAACCTGAAGTTGACTTTGACCTCACTCAAGATCATCCTATTTTCATTAAACATCCA GAAATTTCAGCCTATATGGGAAAAAAGTTGTATGGACAAATTTCATCAACTTTTGTGAGAGGAAATCTTGTCTACAAAGAAGGCATTCATGCTAACAATGCTTGTGGTGTTACAATCCTAGCAAGATAG